The Streptomyces sp. NBC_00691 genome has a segment encoding these proteins:
- the nagA gene encoding N-acetylglucosamine-6-phosphate deacetylase, which translates to MADHKVLAGAHVVLPTGIVENGRVIVDGERIAGSIPEGAETLDLTGHWLVPGFVDMHNHGGGGASFTSGTVDEVLKGVHTHRLHGTTTVVASFVTGEMDFLTQRAGLLSELAEQGEIAGLHFEGPFISPCRKGAHDETLLRDPDPADVRKLIDAARGQAKMVTLATELPGGIDSVRLLAEHGVIAAIGHTDASYEQTVEAIDAGATVATHLYNAMPALGHRAPGPIAALLEDERITVELINDGTHLHPAALELAFHHAGPERVALITDAMDAAGFGDGRYMLGPLEVEVKDSVARLVEGGSIAGSTLTLDRAFKRAATIDGLPVESVVQAISANPARLLGVYDRVGSLEPGKDADIVVLDAEFNLKGVMRKGEWIVDPKV; encoded by the coding sequence CTCGCCGGCGCACACGTCGTGCTGCCCACCGGAATCGTCGAGAACGGACGTGTGATCGTCGACGGCGAGCGCATCGCCGGGAGCATCCCGGAAGGCGCCGAGACCCTCGACCTGACCGGGCACTGGCTCGTCCCCGGCTTCGTCGACATGCACAACCACGGCGGCGGCGGCGCCTCCTTCACCTCCGGCACCGTCGACGAGGTCCTCAAGGGCGTCCACACCCACCGGCTGCACGGCACGACCACCGTCGTCGCCTCCTTCGTCACCGGCGAGATGGACTTCCTCACCCAGCGGGCCGGGCTGCTCTCCGAGCTCGCCGAGCAGGGCGAGATCGCCGGCCTCCACTTCGAGGGCCCGTTCATCTCCCCCTGCCGCAAGGGCGCCCACGACGAGACGCTGCTCCGCGACCCCGACCCGGCCGATGTCCGCAAGCTGATCGACGCCGCCCGCGGCCAGGCCAAGATGGTCACCCTCGCCACCGAACTGCCCGGCGGCATCGACTCCGTCCGCCTGCTCGCCGAACACGGCGTGATCGCCGCCATCGGCCACACCGACGCCAGCTACGAGCAGACCGTCGAGGCCATCGACGCCGGTGCCACCGTCGCCACCCACCTCTACAACGCGATGCCCGCACTCGGCCACCGCGCACCCGGCCCCATCGCCGCCCTCCTGGAGGACGAGCGGATCACCGTCGAGCTCATCAACGACGGCACCCACCTCCACCCCGCCGCCCTGGAGCTCGCCTTCCACCACGCGGGCCCCGAGCGCGTCGCCCTCATCACCGACGCCATGGACGCCGCCGGCTTCGGCGACGGCCGCTACATGCTCGGCCCCCTGGAGGTCGAGGTGAAGGACAGCGTCGCCCGCCTCGTCGAGGGCGGCTCCATCGCCGGCTCCACACTGACCCTGGACCGCGCCTTCAAGCGCGCCGCCACCATCGACGGCCTCCCCGTCGAGTCGGTCGTCCAGGCGATCTCCGCCAACCCGGCCCGGCTGCTCGGCGTGTACGACCGCGTCGGCTCCCTCGAACCCGGCAAGGACGCCGACATCGTGGTCCTGGACGCCGAGTTCAACCTCAAGGGCGTCATGCGCAAGGGCGAGTGGATCGTCGACCCGAAGGTCTGA
- a CDS encoding GNAT family N-acetyltransferase: MIVEALTPKALEDGAALPGPLLTEITALYASNEEFQQLSGDFPDPSDVRPEQVAAALADELAQPTAEVLLARSEGRLVAVAITLGRHPDPADPEPWLGLLMVHGDERRTGHGRRLAAYVEDRFRAEGRTGLRLAVLENNPKALAFWTSLGYEETGRRPDLAHGRACVVMRKALA, encoded by the coding sequence GTGATCGTCGAAGCCCTCACGCCCAAGGCCCTGGAGGACGGTGCGGCCCTCCCCGGCCCGCTGCTCACCGAAATCACCGCGCTGTACGCCTCGAACGAGGAGTTCCAGCAGCTGAGCGGCGACTTCCCGGACCCGTCCGACGTCCGGCCCGAGCAGGTCGCGGCCGCCCTCGCCGACGAACTCGCCCAGCCCACCGCCGAGGTCCTGCTGGCCCGCTCCGAGGGCCGGCTCGTCGCTGTCGCGATCACCCTCGGCAGGCACCCCGACCCCGCGGACCCCGAACCGTGGCTCGGCCTCCTCATGGTCCACGGGGACGAACGGCGCACGGGCCACGGACGCCGGCTCGCGGCATACGTCGAGGACCGCTTCCGCGCCGAGGGCCGTACGGGCCTGCGGCTCGCCGTCCTGGAGAACAACCCGAAGGCGCTCGCCTTCTGGACCTCCCTCGGCTACGAGGAGACCGGTCGCCGCCCGGACCTCGCCCACGGCCGGGCGTGCGTGGTCATGCGAAAGGCCCTGGCCTGA
- a CDS encoding flavin reductase family protein: protein MLQKTPPSPPVSDLAIPHAEGVSNDEFRAAMSRLAAGVVLVTAHDPDDGPRGEDVGMTATAFVSVSLDPPLVLVSLRNGSRMDDLLADVPVWAVSILGENQRHIAGRFAMKNRVSDRLLFADLPYTRGEESGAPLMGGALATLECRTESRVVAGDHTLVVGRVLTVDAGVAGGGPLAYYQGKYRSLS, encoded by the coding sequence GTGCTGCAGAAGACCCCTCCCTCGCCCCCCGTGTCCGATCTGGCCATCCCTCATGCTGAGGGGGTGAGCAACGACGAGTTCCGGGCGGCGATGTCCCGCCTCGCGGCCGGTGTGGTCCTGGTGACCGCGCACGACCCCGACGACGGCCCGCGCGGCGAGGACGTCGGCATGACCGCCACGGCCTTCGTGTCGGTCTCCCTCGACCCGCCCCTGGTCCTGGTCAGCCTCCGCAACGGCTCCCGCATGGACGACCTGCTCGCCGACGTACCCGTCTGGGCGGTGTCGATCCTCGGCGAGAACCAGCGTCACATCGCCGGGCGCTTCGCCATGAAGAACCGCGTCAGCGACCGGCTGCTCTTCGCCGACCTGCCGTACACCCGCGGCGAGGAGAGCGGCGCCCCGCTCATGGGCGGCGCGCTGGCGACCCTGGAGTGCCGCACGGAGAGCCGGGTCGTGGCCGGCGACCACACGCTCGTGGTGGGCCGGGTCCTGACCGTGGACGCGGGGGTGGCGGGCGGCGGCCCGCTGGCGTACTACCAGGGGAAGTACCGAAGCCTGTCGTGA
- a CDS encoding TerD family protein: protein MAVSLSKGGNVSLTKEAPGLAAVTVGLGWDVRTTTGTDFDLDASAIGVDAAGKVASDAHFVFFNNKSTPDQTIVHTGDNRTGEGGGDDEQINVNLAGLPPTVDKIVFPVSIYDAVNRSQNFGQVRNAYIRIVNQAGGAELARYDLSEDAAVETAMVFGELYRNGAEWKFRAVGQGYASGLEGIARDFGVNL from the coding sequence ATGGCTGTGAGCCTGTCCAAGGGCGGCAACGTCTCTCTGACCAAGGAGGCCCCGGGCCTCGCCGCTGTCACCGTGGGCCTCGGCTGGGACGTCCGCACCACCACCGGCACCGACTTCGACCTCGACGCCTCGGCGATCGGCGTGGACGCGGCGGGCAAGGTCGCCTCCGACGCGCACTTCGTCTTCTTCAACAACAAGTCGACGCCGGACCAGACCATCGTCCACACCGGTGACAACCGCACCGGCGAGGGCGGCGGCGACGACGAGCAGATCAACGTCAACCTCGCGGGCCTCCCGCCCACCGTCGACAAGATCGTCTTCCCGGTCTCCATCTACGACGCGGTCAACCGCTCGCAGAACTTCGGCCAGGTGCGCAACGCCTACATCCGCATCGTGAACCAGGCCGGCGGCGCCGAGCTCGCCCGCTACGACCTCTCCGAGGACGCCGCCGTCGAGACCGCCATGGTCTTCGGCGAGCTGTACCGCAACGGCGCCGAGTGGAAGTTCCGCGCGGTCGGCCAGGGCTACGCCTCGGGCCTCGAGGGCATCGCCCGCGACTTCGGCGTCAACCTCTGA
- the arfB gene encoding alternative ribosome rescue aminoacyl-tRNA hydrolase ArfB, whose product MEGMSGPYPIRGSVSLPEAELQWRFSRSSGPGGQHVNTSDSQVELRFDLAATDALPEVWKARALERLGGRLVNGVVTVRASEHRSQWRNRETAAVRLAALLAEATAPPPKPRRPTKIPRGINERRLRQKKQRSETKRTRQSRDWG is encoded by the coding sequence ATGGAGGGCATGTCCGGTCCGTATCCCATCCGCGGCTCCGTCTCGCTCCCCGAGGCCGAGCTCCAGTGGCGTTTCTCGCGTTCCTCGGGCCCGGGCGGTCAGCATGTGAACACCAGCGACTCCCAGGTCGAGCTGCGCTTCGACCTCGCGGCCACCGACGCCCTTCCCGAGGTGTGGAAGGCACGCGCCCTGGAGCGCCTCGGCGGCCGCCTGGTGAACGGCGTCGTGACGGTCCGCGCCTCGGAGCACCGCTCTCAGTGGCGCAACCGCGAGACGGCGGCGGTGCGGCTCGCCGCGCTGCTCGCCGAGGCCACGGCCCCGCCGCCGAAGCCCCGCCGTCCGACGAAGATCCCCCGCGGGATCAACGAGCGCCGTCTGCGCCAGAAGAAGCAGCGCTCGGAGACGAAGCGGACCCGCCAGTCCCGCGACTGGGGCTGA
- the cdgB gene encoding diguanylate cyclase CdgB, whose amino-acid sequence METESEPYVRLSTLRQLHQVVAELNTARSLADTLQTVADGVVAGLNYELACVNLVRPDGDLVVAAFAGSSAAEALITGRVGSRASWDRRLSMATAWGDLRFIPHTEGWVLMEDDVPQWHTDGPAPRFEDEWHPHDRLYAPMYSPRLGSGRPGGPPPGSGRELLGVISVDRPRNGRHPGPWGQEALQMYASQSAIAISNARLRSNMQRALVRLEREQQALRASEESFRQAFEYAPSGMAIAEMGGDQHGRLLRTNDALCRLLGRPAAAMRRYSFADLVYPEDIGTLLRTSAEGGRAELRLGRRDGTYVWVSLRNSVVADAADGPRFLLTHVEDIEERKRHELQLAHRASHDALTGLPNSAELRSRLSARLCERPAAHVSADQAAGYGGGYESGRDGGYETGYDQGHADQTGHPGYDSGGPGHSGYESPYEHEHEHGFGFEPAGVGPYDHHVHMVAPSGGDMDDGTKGLAVLFCDLDGFKSINDRFGHHTGDAVLIEVARRLTTGVRDGDTVARLGGDEFVVLADGLGSADAADLAVRLRNAIIPPIRVDGRAVRVGASFGIGWAECGMTVEEVLNSADQRMYVEKRSRAKVHRRAG is encoded by the coding sequence ATGGAGACCGAGTCGGAGCCGTACGTCCGTCTCTCGACCCTGCGGCAGCTGCATCAGGTCGTGGCGGAGCTCAACACTGCGCGCAGCCTGGCGGACACCCTGCAGACCGTCGCCGACGGCGTGGTCGCCGGTCTCAACTACGAGCTGGCCTGCGTCAACCTCGTACGCCCCGACGGTGACCTCGTCGTCGCCGCCTTCGCCGGCAGCTCCGCCGCCGAGGCCCTGATCACCGGCAGGGTCGGCTCCCGCGCCTCCTGGGACCGCCGCCTGTCCATGGCGACCGCCTGGGGCGACCTGCGGTTCATCCCGCACACCGAGGGCTGGGTGCTGATGGAGGACGACGTCCCCCAGTGGCACACCGACGGCCCCGCGCCCCGCTTCGAGGACGAGTGGCACCCGCACGACCGGCTCTACGCCCCCATGTACTCGCCCCGGCTCGGCTCCGGCCGCCCGGGCGGCCCGCCACCCGGCTCCGGCCGTGAACTCCTCGGCGTCATATCCGTCGACCGCCCGCGCAACGGCCGGCACCCCGGCCCCTGGGGCCAGGAGGCGCTCCAGATGTACGCCTCCCAGTCGGCGATCGCCATCAGCAACGCCCGGCTCCGCTCCAACATGCAGCGTGCCCTCGTCCGCCTGGAGCGGGAGCAGCAGGCGCTCCGCGCCAGCGAGGAGTCCTTCCGGCAGGCCTTCGAGTACGCCCCCTCCGGCATGGCGATCGCCGAGATGGGCGGCGACCAGCACGGCCGGCTCCTGCGCACCAACGACGCCCTGTGCCGGCTCCTCGGCCGGCCCGCCGCCGCCATGCGGCGCTACTCCTTCGCCGACCTCGTCTACCCCGAGGACATAGGGACGCTGCTGCGGACCTCCGCCGAGGGCGGCCGGGCCGAGCTGAGGCTCGGGCGGCGCGACGGCACGTACGTGTGGGTGTCCCTCCGCAACTCGGTCGTCGCCGACGCGGCCGACGGCCCGCGGTTCCTCCTCACCCACGTCGAGGACATCGAGGAGCGCAAGCGGCACGAGCTGCAGCTGGCCCACCGCGCCTCGCACGACGCCCTCACGGGCCTCCCCAACAGTGCCGAGCTGCGCTCCCGGCTCTCCGCCCGGCTGTGCGAGCGCCCGGCAGCGCACGTCTCGGCCGACCAGGCGGCGGGGTACGGCGGCGGGTACGAGTCGGGGCGGGACGGCGGCTACGAGACGGGCTACGACCAGGGGCACGCCGATCAGACCGGTCACCCCGGGTACGACTCCGGTGGCCCCGGTCACTCCGGCTACGAGTCGCCGTACGAGCACGAACACGAGCACGGCTTCGGTTTCGAGCCGGCGGGCGTCGGCCCGTACGACCACCATGTCCACATGGTGGCCCCCTCGGGGGGTGACATGGACGACGGCACCAAGGGCCTCGCCGTCCTCTTCTGCGATCTCGACGGCTTCAAGTCGATCAACGACCGCTTCGGGCACCACACCGGTGACGCGGTGCTCATCGAGGTCGCGCGCCGTCTCACCACCGGCGTCCGCGACGGCGACACGGTCGCCCGGCTCGGCGGTGACGAGTTCGTCGTCCTGGCCGACGGGCTCGGCTCGGCCGACGCGGCCGACCTGGCCGTACGCCTGCGGAACGCGATCATTCCGCCGATCCGGGTGGACGGCCGGGCGGTCCGGGTCGGGGCGAGTTTCGGCATCGGCTGGGCCGAATGCGGGATGACCGTGGAAGAGGTCCTGAACTCCGCCGACCAGCGGATGTACGTGGAGAAACGCTCCCGCGCCAAGGTCCACCGGCGCGCCGGCTGA
- a CDS encoding CBM35 domain-containing protein has translation MAAGNDGANKPENDDPFGYLYEDGQAAGAQPPGGGGYGYPGPAAAQPGVPRTSYNQVRTVGERQYGGQQQPYVPPQQQSPYGQPQAQYAAPETYGGPPTRQGPPPQHHHGGSGRGPNTRGILIGAVAVVAVVVVGIAAAVITNSGNDDDKNKQAGTGGTTATTPVKPSDDPTTEPSTDPTSVELPKQEAATLKLGGNASLATDVKGAEGSNGNYVAGFNQVGSSVTWKAKMPAAGHYKLTVRYTIPAVDANATLTVNGKPNSSPLGLKNFVHSTDPNLEKNWQTTWAPVDLQKGENEIKISCETGNQCDVLLDWLEVGPPNS, from the coding sequence ATGGCTGCCGGTAACGACGGCGCGAACAAGCCCGAGAACGACGACCCGTTCGGCTACCTGTACGAGGACGGTCAGGCCGCGGGCGCCCAGCCCCCGGGCGGGGGCGGCTACGGCTACCCCGGCCCCGCTGCGGCTCAGCCCGGCGTGCCCCGGACCTCGTACAACCAGGTCAGAACGGTCGGCGAGCGCCAGTACGGCGGTCAGCAGCAGCCGTACGTCCCGCCGCAGCAGCAGTCCCCGTACGGCCAGCCGCAGGCGCAGTACGCCGCCCCGGAGACCTACGGCGGCCCGCCGACCCGGCAGGGCCCCCCGCCGCAGCACCACCACGGCGGCTCCGGTCGCGGCCCCAACACCCGGGGCATCCTCATCGGCGCGGTCGCGGTCGTCGCGGTCGTCGTGGTGGGCATCGCCGCCGCGGTGATCACGAACTCGGGCAACGACGACGACAAGAACAAGCAGGCCGGGACCGGTGGCACCACCGCGACCACGCCGGTGAAGCCCTCCGACGATCCGACCACGGAGCCGAGCACGGACCCGACGTCGGTGGAGCTGCCGAAGCAGGAGGCGGCGACGCTGAAGCTGGGCGGCAACGCGTCCCTCGCCACGGACGTCAAGGGCGCCGAGGGCTCGAACGGCAACTACGTCGCGGGCTTCAACCAGGTCGGTTCCTCGGTGACCTGGAAGGCGAAGATGCCGGCGGCGGGGCACTACAAGCTGACCGTGCGCTACACCATCCCCGCCGTGGACGCCAACGCCACCCTGACGGTGAACGGCAAGCCGAACTCCTCGCCCCTCGGGCTGAAGAACTTCGTCCACTCCACGGACCCGAACCTGGAGAAGAACTGGCAGACCACCTGGGCGCCGGTCGACCTCCAGAAGGGCGAGAACGAGATCAAGATCTCGTGCGAGACGGGCAATCAGTGCGACGTGCTGCTCGACTGGCTCGAAGTCGGTCCGCCGAACAGCTAG
- a CDS encoding 1-phosphofructokinase family hexose kinase translates to MILTVTLNTAVDLTYRVPALTPHASHRVTQVIERPGGKGLNVARVLAALGHETVATGFAGGATGAVLREQLAATPVRDELVETAGPTRRTVAIVDTATGDTTQLNEPGPTVTAAEWAVFRTRFTALLDGAEGVALCGSLPPGIHVGAYAELVRLARTAGVPVLLDTSGEPLRRGIAARPDLVKPNADELAQLTGTRDPLRATREARGRGARTVVSSLGPDGLLAATPEGLWRAAPPAAVKGNPTGAGDSAVAGLLSGLVENAPWPDRLSRAVALSAATVLSPVAGEFDATAYEELLARVKVTEEPDRP, encoded by the coding sequence ATGATTCTCACGGTCACCCTCAACACGGCGGTGGACCTGACCTACCGGGTCCCCGCCCTCACCCCGCACGCCTCCCACCGGGTCACCCAGGTCATCGAGCGCCCCGGCGGCAAGGGCCTCAACGTCGCCCGGGTGCTCGCCGCGCTCGGCCACGAGACCGTCGCCACCGGCTTCGCGGGCGGCGCCACGGGTGCCGTGCTCCGCGAGCAACTGGCCGCGACCCCGGTCCGCGACGAGCTGGTCGAGACCGCGGGCCCCACCCGCCGCACCGTCGCGATCGTCGACACCGCGACCGGCGACACCACCCAGCTCAACGAACCGGGCCCCACCGTCACCGCGGCCGAGTGGGCCGTCTTCCGCACCCGCTTCACCGCACTCCTCGACGGCGCCGAAGGGGTCGCCCTCTGTGGCAGTCTCCCGCCGGGCATCCATGTGGGGGCGTACGCGGAGCTCGTCCGCCTCGCCCGTACCGCAGGAGTCCCCGTCCTCCTCGACACCAGCGGCGAACCCCTCCGGCGCGGCATCGCCGCCCGCCCGGACCTCGTCAAGCCCAACGCGGACGAACTCGCCCAGCTCACCGGCACCCGCGACCCGCTGCGCGCGACCCGCGAGGCACGGGGCCGGGGCGCCCGTACGGTCGTCTCCTCGCTCGGGCCCGACGGGCTCCTCGCCGCGACCCCGGAGGGCCTGTGGCGCGCGGCCCCGCCGGCGGCCGTGAAGGGCAACCCGACGGGCGCGGGCGACTCGGCCGTCGCGGGCCTGCTGTCGGGCCTGGTCGAGAACGCCCCCTGGCCCGACCGCCTGTCCCGCGCGGTCGCCCTCTCGGCGGCGACGGTGCTGTCCCCGGTGGCCGGCGAGTTCGACGCGACGGCCTATGAGGAACTGCTGGCCCGCGTGAAGGTCACCGAGGAACCCGACCGGCCGTGA
- a CDS encoding M1 family metallopeptidase — MTQRDRTDRYHRKGRHHRTGAAAGGLAAALTALALLAGGCTEASGGVRGTPGAAGLRDPYFPKLGNGGYDVSHYALTLAYDPGTGRLDGTAEITARATQDLSAFNLDLAGLTVDRASVDDAPAAVNRAGNELTLRPREEIREGAEFRTTVVYGGVPEPITDADGSEEGWLRTGDGAVAVGEPAGSMTWFPGNHHPSDKAAYEVTLTVPAGLEGLSNGVRTARRTAADGRVTTEWRAAEPMASYLATVAIGRYETATAAPGSGPVPVLTAAERPIAAATAPLRGEIPGIVARQARRFGPYPFSTAGAIVTEDGTLGYALETQTRPVFPAASFDRTTLVHELAHQWFGNSVSPASWRDLWLNEGFATYAEWLYTEEYEHVPARTHFERAFAQEANWAFPPAAPPTAENLFDPPVYQRGAMVLHKLRETVGDETFDEILRGWPAKYRHANASTDDFTAYAENVAGRDLDELWAVWLYGDGKPAKP; from the coding sequence GTGACCCAGCGCGACCGGACGGACCGGTACCACCGGAAGGGCCGGCACCACCGGACCGGAGCAGCCGCGGGCGGCCTCGCCGCCGCCCTCACCGCCCTCGCGCTCCTCGCGGGCGGCTGTACGGAGGCCTCCGGCGGCGTCCGGGGGACCCCAGGGGCCGCCGGGCTGCGCGACCCGTACTTCCCGAAGCTCGGCAACGGCGGCTACGACGTCAGCCACTACGCCCTCACCCTGGCGTACGACCCCGGGACCGGGCGTCTCGACGGCACCGCCGAGATCACCGCCCGCGCCACCCAGGACCTCAGCGCCTTCAACCTCGACCTCGCCGGGCTCACCGTCGACCGGGCGTCCGTCGACGACGCGCCCGCCGCGGTCAACCGGGCCGGGAACGAGCTGACGCTCCGGCCGCGCGAGGAGATCCGCGAGGGCGCGGAGTTCCGGACCACCGTCGTGTACGGGGGCGTGCCCGAGCCGATCACGGACGCGGACGGCTCCGAGGAGGGCTGGCTGCGCACCGGCGACGGTGCCGTTGCGGTCGGCGAACCCGCGGGCTCGATGACCTGGTTCCCGGGCAACCACCACCCCTCCGACAAGGCCGCGTACGAGGTGACGCTCACCGTCCCGGCCGGGCTCGAAGGGCTCTCCAACGGTGTCAGGACCGCCCGCCGGACGGCGGCCGACGGCCGTGTCACGACCGAGTGGCGAGCGGCCGAGCCGATGGCGAGCTACCTCGCGACGGTCGCGATCGGCCGGTACGAGACGGCGACCGCAGCCCCGGGCTCAGGCCCCGTTCCCGTGCTCACGGCCGCCGAACGCCCGATCGCCGCCGCGACCGCCCCGCTGCGCGGCGAGATCCCCGGGATCGTCGCCCGGCAGGCCCGGCGCTTCGGCCCGTACCCGTTCTCCACGGCCGGCGCGATCGTCACCGAGGACGGGACGCTCGGGTACGCGCTGGAGACCCAGACACGGCCCGTCTTCCCGGCCGCCTCCTTCGACCGGACGACCCTGGTCCACGAGCTGGCCCACCAGTGGTTCGGGAACTCGGTCTCGCCCGCGAGCTGGCGGGACCTGTGGCTCAACGAGGGCTTCGCGACGTACGCCGAGTGGCTCTACACGGAGGAGTACGAGCACGTCCCCGCGCGGACGCACTTCGAGCGGGCCTTCGCCCAGGAGGCCAACTGGGCCTTCCCGCCGGCCGCCCCGCCCACCGCCGAGAACCTCTTCGACCCGCCCGTCTACCAGCGGGGCGCGATGGTCCTGCACAAGCTCCGCGAGACGGTCGGGGACGAGACCTTCGACGAGATCCTGCGCGGCTGGCCCGCGAAGTACCGTCACGCCAACGCCTCCACGGACGACTTCACCGCCTACGCGGAGAACGTGGCCGGACGCGACCTCGACGAGCTGTGGGCCGTCTGGCTGTACGGCGACGGGAAGCCGGCGAAACCCTAG